In Fusobacterium sp. SYSU M8D902, the genomic window ATTCCATCATAGATACTTGCATGGTTTAATCTATCTGTGAGAATTAGAGTATCTTTAGTAGTAAATGTTTCAATCAAAGAGGAGTTTGCATCATAGCCTGAATTAAACATAATACAAGGTTTTCCATATATCTCTTCTGCTCTTCTCTCCAACTCCATAATCTCATCATAAGATCCATCTATCAATCTAGAAGAGCTCGAAGACAATCTTGGTAAATTATCTCTGTAAAACTCCTCTCTCAAACTTCTATCCTTTCCCAATCCTAGATAATCATTAGATGATAGATTTAAGCCATTTTCATTCTGAAGAGTTAAACTTCTATAATTAGAGCTATCCTTCAATCTATTTAACTCCTCTACCAATACCTTTTTATCCATTTTTTCTCCTACTAATATACTCATCAATAGACTCTTTACATATTCTTAACATCTTGTCTATCTCTTCCTCTGTTATTATGTATGGTGGCATAAAATATATTACATTTCCTAATGGTCTCAATAGAGCCCCCTTCTTCAATGCTATCTTATATATCTCATATCCTACTCTATCTTCACTTGGAAATAGCTCTTTGCTCTCTTTATCAGCTACAAACTCCAATGCTCCTATCATTCCAATCTGTCTATATTCACCTATATACTTATGATCTTTAAACAGTGACTCTGCTCTCTCTCTTAGATATCTACCTTTTCTCTCAATAACCTCTAATATATTCTCATCTCTAAATATATTTAGTACCTCTAGAGCTATTCTACAACCTATTGGATTCCCTGAATATGTATGTGAGTGTAGAAACGATTTCCCCTCTAAATAATCAGCATAGAAGCCATCATAGATCTCTTGAGTTATTCCAACTATTGCCATAGGATAATATCCAGCTGTAAGCCCTTTAGACATACACATAATATCTGGACTCACACCAGAGTGCTCCATAGCAAACATCTTCCCTGTTCTTCCAAATCCCACAGCTATCTCATCAGCAATCAAATGTATATCATACTTTAAAGTCAACTCTCTCAACTTTTTTATATATTTTGGTGAGTATATCCTCATACCACCAGCACCTTGAACTACTGGTTCAATTATAACAGCTGACACCTCTTGATGATTTTTCTCTATGAGCTCCTCCATCTTTTCAAAACACTGTGCATCACAAGAGTTAAAATTCTCTCCATAGGGGCATCTATAGCACTCTGGCTTCTCAGCTTTCATTCCCTCTTTTATCAATGGTCTATATGTTTTTGTGAATATATCTATATCACCAACTCCCAATGCTCCAACAGTCTCTCCATGGTAGGCATTTGTCAATGATATAAACTTTGTTTTTCCTACATTCCCTTTCTGTTGTTGATATTGAAAACTAAGTTTTAATGCCATCTCTATACTTGAAGATCCATTATCAGCAAATAGAAATTTTTCAATTCCTTTGGGAACTACCTTCGATAGCTCTTCACTCAATCTTATAGCAGGTTCATGTGAAAAATTTACAAATAAAACATGCTCTAAACTATCAATTTGATCTTTGATAACCTTGTTTATTCTAGGATTACAATGACCAAAAAGATTTACCCACCAGCTAGATACACAATCCATATATCTATTTCCAAACTCATCTTCTAAGTATATCCCTTCAGCTTTTTTTATAACCATAGGTGGCAACTCTTCATAGTCTTTCATTTGAGAACAAGGGTGAAAAATATATTTTAAATCCTTTTTCTGTAATTCACTTAATCTTTCCATAATCTATACCTCTATCTCCAAAAATCTTTGTAACTCCTCTTTAGGAATCTCTCTCTGACCAGAGTTTACCAATAGAGATCTCTCTATTCCACTCAATTTCAATATCACATCTATATTATCTTTTTCAAAGTAATTTGACTCTAGATCCTCACTCACTCTATTAAATACCAATCCGTGAATAGATATACCCATTTTTTTTAGAGCTTCTATCGTCAAAATTGTATGATTGATTGCCCCAACTTTACTTCCACACACTAAGATAATTGGCAGATCTAGCTCTTTTATCAAATCAAAAATATAAAATTTATCTCTTATTAATGGTACATATAGACCACCAGCTCCCTCTACCAACATATATCTATATTTCTCTTTTAATTCGATCCAAGCCTCTCTTATTCTCTCAATATCTATCTTAATGCCTTCTAACTCACTAGCTAGATGTGGTGAAACCTCTGCTTCTAAGGTATATGTCACCATATTCTTGTCATACTCTTTTTCATTCATAGAGCATACAAACTCTACATCTGGAGCATATAGCTCTCCATCTCTTCTGATACAACCACTTTGAATAGGTTTGTAATAACTCCCTTCAACCTCTTTTATCCCTTTGTACAACAGAGAACTCACATAAGTTTTTCCTATATCTGTATCTGTTCCTATTATAAAAAAACCTCTATCAAACTTCATATCCATTTCTCCTTATCATCTCTTTGTCCTTTTGGATTGTAGTTCCTGTAGTTGTTAAGAAATTTCCTGTAAGTGCCGAATTTATTCCAGACTTTATCCCTTTTTCTTGAAGCTCTCCCAGTTTAATTCTTCCTCCTGCATATCTCAAATAAGCTTTGGGTAAAACAAATCTATAGATTGCAATCATTCTCAATATCTCTTTCTCATTCACCGGTTTACTATTCTCTAAAGGTGTTCCTGGAATAGGAGTTAATATGTTGATTGGAACTGAAAAAACACCGAGTCTTTTTAATTCAAATCCCATTTTTAACCTATCTTCATCACTTTCACCCAGTCCCCAAATTCCACCACTACACACTTGTAACCCAACTTTTTGAGCCAATTTTATAGTGTTTATTCTCTCATCATAAGTATGAGTTGTACAGATATTCCCATAAAAATCTCTTGAAGTCTCTAAATTATGGTGATAAGTCTTCACCCCAGCTCTGTATAATCTTCTCAATACCTCTTCATCACATATTCCATGTGAAGCACATAGGGATAACTTTGTATCATTAGTTAACAAATTATATGTCTCCTCTAATAACTCAATCTCTTTAGAATTTTTCCCAATTCCTCTCCCACTTGTTACTAGAGAGTATCTATGAGCCCCTTCACTCTCAACTTTTTTAGCTTCCTCTAGAGCTTTCTCTTTAGATATTAGTGAATACTCCTCTATTCCTGTTTTAAAATATTTAGATTGAGCACAATATTTACAATCTTCACTACATCTTCCAGATTTTGCATTAGTAATAGTACATAGATCAAATCTCTCCCCACAAAATACTTTTCTTATCTCATTTGCTGAATTACACAGCTCATCTAACATCTCTGTATCATCTACTGATATCTTTAAAAGTTCTTTTGCCTCTTCATACTCTATGTTTTCCTCTTTTAATATCTTTTCTTTTAGTTTTTTTATAAAATTTTTCAAGTCATTTCCTCCCAGTACTTTATAATCTACTACTAATTCTCTGGAAATATAAAAGGAGTGAATTTTACTCCACTCCATATTTTAACACATTTATTTGTTTTTTTTAATCCTTTTAATTACATATATCTTACGTATAGATATAATGTTCCAACTAATAGTGTTTCAAAAGCTATAAGTCCTCCAAATTTAAAGAATTTAAAGAAGTCTATTTTACATCCAGCTTTTGCTGCTGCTCCAACAGCAACCACGTTAGTTGCAGAACTTAGAATAGTTATATTTCCACCTAAACATGAACCAAATGATAATGCCCACCAAAAAGCCTGAGTATTTCCTAGTCCATCAAATGAAGGTATCATAACACCTAGAATCTTAGAGACAGTAGCTGCATTGGCAACGTTTCCTATTACAGATGTAAAAGCTGCTGACAACCAAGTTACAGCTATAACAGCTAGATCAAATTTACCTTCTGTTAAGTGTATAATTTTATCTCCTATTATATTTATAATGTTTAAGTTTTCTATTCCTCTAATCATCATAAACAATCCTATAAAGAAGAATAGTGTCTCCCACTCTACATGTTCTAATATATCCTTTGGATTTCTTTTAGCAATAACTACCAAGAATATTGCTCCTGATAATGAGATTATTGCAAGTCCCTTATTTATAAAGTTATTTAATATAAATCCTACTAATACAAGAGCAAAAATTACTGCTGCTTGTTGCAATAATTTTGGTTCTTTCAAACTTCTTGATGAATCCAATTCCATAATTCTTGCTTTCAATTCATTTGAAACTCTCATCTGTCTACCATAGATTATATACACATTAGCTATTAAGATAATCATAGCTATAATTGACATTGGTGCTGTATTTAGTAAGAATGAGTTAAATCCTAATCCTCCCTCTGCTCCTATGATCAACTGTGTAGGGTCACCTATTAATGTAGCCAATCCACCAATATTTGCAGACATTACCTCTGTTATTACAAATGGGAAAGGATCTAGTTTTAATTGCTTTGCCAATAAGATAGATACTGGAGCCATTAGCAATATTGTTGTAACGTTATCTAAAAATGCTGAACATAGAGCTGTTACAACAGCTAGAAGAACTACCAATCTAAATGGTTCTCCTCTTACTAATTGAGCTACTTTAATTGCAAACCACTGGAATACCCCTGTTTCAGATACCAAGTGAACAATTATCATCATACCAATCAAAAGAAATAAAATTTCAAGTCTCTCTGATATAGCCTCTAGTGCATTTTCTTCATCAATTATTCCAACCAATGCCATTATTAATCCACCTAACATTGTTGCCCAAGCTTGTGGTACTTTCTCTGTTATCATCAAGTAGAATACCACAATAAAAACTACCAATCCTATTACTATATGTATCATTTTTTTATTTTCCTCCTTAGTTCATCTCCCCCCGCTATACACGATATTATCAATATTAGATATGTAAAACTTTTTTAATTATGTCTGATCTTTTTATCATTCCATGATATTTTCCATTATCTACAACATATAATCTAGTTATTCCTTTATTTACCATAATAAAGCAGATCTCCATTATTGGTGTTTTTCCATCTATAACTATCTCATCTGAAACTCTGTATAATTTCTCTATTGTAACCTTTGACTCATTCATCAAATACTCTTCAAATGGTTCTCCTACTGTTAAAAAGTTCAAGTCTCCCATAAGAGATAGATATTCAGGCATACCATAATCTATTAACTCTCTCTCTGTGATCTCTCCTAAAAACTTTCCATTTTTATCCACCACTGGTAAACCACTAGTCTCTTCTAATATCAATCTTTTAGCTATCTCTTCCAAAGTATTGTCTGGTGTAGCAGGTTTTACATCTGGACTCAATACATCTTCTGCTACTATTTTGTGTTCAAACTCTATATTAGCTTTATTGAAATACTCTATAACTTTTTTAGGATTTCTCTCAGCTTTTATTTTTTCTAAAAGATCTCCCTGTTTTAAAGCTAATTTTGAAACAGCACTCATAACTTTTAAGATGTTTTTATTTTTTAATACGTCTGAAATTATTAAGAATACAAGATTTACCTTATCATTTTGGTGAGTTGCAGCAATTTCACACTCAACTGCTTCATCTAATAATCCTATTGCAACAATAAAATCATTTAAATTCTCGATTCTAGCGTGAGGAATAGCAATACCGTGCCCTATTCCAGTAGAAATTTCTTTCTCTCTTTTTATAACAGCTTCTTCAATTAAAGTTTTTGAAGCTTTTACCTTTTTATCCTTTTCAGCAATTTTCTCTATCATTTCTACTATTATTTCTTCAGGATTTTTTCCTTTCAGATCTGTAAAAATTAGATTCGGATCTAGGTAACTTGAAAATTTCATATTTCCACTCTCCTTAATTAAGTTATAATATTTTAAAAAATTTAAAAACAATGTTAATTTATGATTCAATAAAAAAATGACTATCATAAGTCATTCCCATTTAGTTTAATTATTTAAAGTATACTCCTATTTTTCCAAATAAGCAAATATTTTTATTTTATAACACTATAAAAAATTATAAAATTTATATTTTTTATTGAAGAAAGCCACAGTTTTATTAGCAAAAAGAGGAGTCTCTACACTCCTCTTTTTTTACTACATTATTTTTGGAATAATTGCAAATCCAAATACAGGACCTGTATGTGATCCAATTGTTGCTCCGATCTCAAATCTTCCTCTGTACTCTATTTTACTATTTCCACTCTGTTGATTTTTTATCTCATCAGCACTTGAAAGCTCTTTATTAGTTCCACCCCAAGCTGTATACATTATCATACTTGTTTTTTTGCTCTCTGCCTTTATTAATCTCTCCATATAACCAGCAGCTCCAGCTTCTCCAAAAGCTTTTCCTTGAACTGAAATCTCTCCATTTTCCAGTTTTAAAATAGGTTTTACTTTTAAAAATCCTCCTATTATAGAAGAAGCTCTTCCTATTCTACCACCTTTTTCTAAATAGCTGATCTCATTTACAACAAAATAAAGTTTAATCTTATCTTGAAGTTGATACAATCTATTTAGGATAGTCTCTTCGCTTACTCCCTCTTTTGCCATTCTTGCTGCTTCTAAAGCTTGGTATCCCAATGACATAGCAACAGCTTTAGAATCAACTATTGTTATGTTCTCACCTTTTTTAACCATACCTTTAGCAACTCTAGCTGCCTGCTGAGTTCCACTCAATTTACTTGAGATATGTATAGAGATAATCTTTTTATATCCCTTCTTAAATAATCTCTCATAAATCTCTTTAAACTCTGCTGGTGAAGGTTGAGAAGTCTTTGGAATTATAGATTCACTTACAATCTTCTTCCAAAACTCTTTTTTACTCAATTCTACTCCATCTCTATAGTAATTATCACCTAATTTTACTTTTAGTGGGATAATATCTATATTTAGATCTCCGATTAGTTCTGGTGTCAAATCAGATGTTGAGTCTGTAACAATAGCTATCTCTGGAAGGTTTCTATCTCTATTTTCAATATAGATATAGTATGGATAATTCTCCTGCTCACTGTATAACTCTTTTTTCTCAACTGAAGATAGTTGATTAAAAATGTCATTAGCCTCTTTATTATTATCTTTTCCATAAGAGATTGTTACCTCTAAAGTATCTGAAGATACATACTCTTTTATCAATTTCTCATTTAAATCTGCTAAAGTATCAGCTTTCATTTTAATTTTTCCATTGATAATAGCTATATACTCTCCAACTTTGATCACTAAATCCTCTACCTTAGTATCTCTAACAGCTTGTGTGATCTCTATTGAGAAGTTATTTTTAACTCTCTTCAATAGCTCGTCTAATTTTTCATCTCTATTTTTTATTAGATAGTACCCTTCTAACATTGTTGTAGTTTCAACTACAAGTACCTCTTTTTCTGATCTCTCTGCAGCAATCTTAGCAGTTGAGATGATATTCTTATTATTTGGAAGAATTATGATCTTTTCACAACTTATATTTTTCAATCCTTCCTCTATATCTTGTACACTTGGGTTTTGTGTTTGTCCACCTATCAATACCCCTGTAGCACCAGCTTCAAGATAGTAGTTTCCAAGATTTTTGTTATCTACAATAGCAAAATATGCTACTCTTTCTGAATTTTCATTCTTTATTATATATTTTTCTCCATTTTCAATATCTTTATCACTAATTAAAAGATTCTTATGTTGGAAATACATATTTTCAATTTTTATATTATTTAACTGTCCATGTCTTAGAGCTATCTCTAATACTTGACCTGGGTTGTTTGTATGGATATGAGTCTTAGTTTTAGATGTAGTTTGTGCACAAACCATTGAGTCTCCTAGATTCATAATCTCTTTTTTGTACCCATCAAGATCAAAGTTCCCCTCTTCTATTATAAACTCTGTACAGTATCTGAATTTTATATCTTCAGCCTCTTGATAAGTATATTCCATTCTCTCTTTTCTCTTAGCTTGAGACTGAACTATTCTCTCTAGATCCTTTAACATTTCAGGATCAGTTATAGACTTCTCAAATCCCTCAAGTACATAGAAAATTCCCTTACCACCAGCGTCTACAACTCCAGCCTCTTTCAACTTTGGTAAAAGGTTTGGTGTCTCCTCTACTGCTTCTTTAGCTACATTTTTTAAATGTACTAAGAATAAGATAAAATCATCTCTATCCCCTTCATATACAGCTGCTTCCTCTGCTACTCTTCTGATTACAGTTAGCATTGTTCCCTCTACTGGTTGTGATACAGCTTGATATGCTCTCTCTTTTGCCATTTCAAAAGCTTTTATAGCGTCCTCTACTCCTACTTCATCTTTATCTTTAATAGCACTTAAGAACCCTTGGATTATCTGAGATAAGATTGTTCCAGAGTTTCCTCTCGCACCTAAAAGTACAGCTTCTGACACTATCTCTACAAGCTCCTGCATATTTGGCTCGTGATTTAGTTTCACTAACTCATTTTCTACTGCTTGTAGTGTCATTGACATATTTGTCCCTGTATCTCCATCTGGTACAGGATAAACATTCAAATCATTTAAAATATCTGCATATTTTGAAAGCCATCTACTTGCAGCTATTAAAAGTTTTGTTAATCTCATTGAGTTTAACACTTTTATCTCTAATTTCATACTAAATTTTTACCTCCGTAAACTTTTATTAAAATGAAGGTGGATTTACAACCCATATAGCCTTCGTAGTTTTATCTGTATTATTTTTAAATCTATGTCTTTGACTAGATTTAAAATATAGGCTGTCTCCCTCGTTCAAACTGTGAATAACATCATCTATATATACATCTAACTTTCCCTCTACTATGTATATGAACTCTTCTCCATGATGACTGTAATAACTTCTACCACTCTCTCCAAATGGTCCTATTTCATAAAGTATAGGTTCCATAGCCTTATCTATATTAGATGTTGTTAGTAAAGCCATCTTAGTATTTGAATCTAGACTCTCTATATACTTTCTTCCATCTTTTCTAACTAATTCTGTATTCTGTCTTTCTTCTTCATCTTCTATTAGATAACTAACTTTTACATCTAAAGATGTAGCAATCTTTTTTAAATTTTCAATAGAAGGAGATGCCTTTCCCTGCTCTATTTGAGATAAAAAACTAGCTGACAATTCCACTCTTGTTGCCAATTCTCTCAAGGACAAGCCTCTATCATTTCTACTTTTTTTTATTCTTTCACCTATACTGCTCATCTATCACACATCCTCATTTAAAATTTTTATCAGAGTAAAAAGAGTGTGAGATACTGTTCTCTCTCTTATTTTATTCCTATCTCCTTTAAAAACTCTCTTCTCTACATATACTCTATCTTTTATTTTTATTCCCATATATACAAGACCTACGGGTTTCTCTTCAGTCCCTCCTTCTGGTCCAGCTATTCCTGTAGTAGCAAGTCCAACATCTGTTTGTAATCCCATAACCATCTCTCTTACAGTTTCCTCACTTACTGCTCCGTATTTTTCAAGTGTCTCTTTTTTTACTCCAAGTCTTTTCATCTTTGATTCATTACTATATGAAACTATCCCTTCGTAAAAAACTTCAGATACTCCTGAAACATCTATCAATCTACTTGCTAACATTCCACCAGTACAAGACTCAGCTGTTGAAATACTTAATTTATTCTCTCTTAATAACTCAACAACTTTTCCTTCTAATCTATCATTATCTTCTCCAAAGATAAACTTACCTATTTTATTATATATCTTTTTTATGATTTTTTCCACTTTATTTTTATTACTTCTTTTACTTTGCAGTCTAATTAGTATTCCATAGTCCTTTACAAGGAACTCATAATATATCCCTTCCTCTGTAAAAAACTCCCTTACTTCCTTATCTAATATAGATTCTGGCATACCATAAGTTATTAGATCTTTAATATATATCTCATCATCTATTAAATTTTTTTCTTTTGTATACCAAGCTAAAAATTTTGGTAGCATATTATATAACTCTCTAGGAACTCCAGGAAAAGCAACTATATCATCTATATATACAGCTGGAGCCATTCCCACATCATTTTTAAAAGTTACTGATCCCTCAGGTTTTTCAACCTCTTTCTTATTTATCTCTGTAAATGTATATCCACCTTTGATAAATTTATCCTTTAGCTCCTCTAACTCCTCAGCATCTACCACCAAAGGTTTATTTACATACTCTGCAATTACCTCTTTAGTTATATCATCTAATGTTGGACCAAGTCCACCAGACATTATTATCAAATCTACATTTTTTTTACAGTAATCAATAGCTCTATATATCTCATCTTTAAAATCTCTAACTACGATTTTAAACTCCATCTCCAAGCCATATTTATTCAACTCTTCAGCTATATAGATGCTGTTAGTATCTATCATTCCACCATTTAGTAGCTCTGTCCCTACAAGTATAACTCCTACTTTCATAACTAACTACTCCCCCTAAAAGAAAATTGTCCAAATACAAACCATTATAAAGTTTCCTATCACTCCAGCTAAGAAATCGTCCAATACCACTCCAACTCCATTTTCAAAGTGTTGAGCTCTATCAATTGGACCTATCTTTGTAATATCTAAGATTCTAAATATTACAAAAGCCAAAACAATAGCTACAATATTTTGATACACACCTACTGGATTTATCAAAAAAAGTGTTGTTAAATATCCTAAAACTTCATCTATTACTACATTTTGTGGATCCTCTTTTTTAAAAATCTCTCTCTCACAAATATCAGAAACATATACGGAGATTGCAAAGAAAGTCATTAAAAACATAAAATAAAATGAGTTGTACACCATATTATTCGGAAAAAAACCTCTTATAAAAGATAAAAATATAAATA contains:
- a CDS encoding DegV family EDD domain-containing protein — its product is MKLEIKVLNSMRLTKLLIAASRWLSKYADILNDLNVYPVPDGDTGTNMSMTLQAVENELVKLNHEPNMQELVEIVSEAVLLGARGNSGTILSQIIQGFLSAIKDKDEVGVEDAIKAFEMAKERAYQAVSQPVEGTMLTVIRRVAEEAAVYEGDRDDFILFLVHLKNVAKEAVEETPNLLPKLKEAGVVDAGGKGIFYVLEGFEKSITDPEMLKDLERIVQSQAKRKERMEYTYQEAEDIKFRYCTEFIIEEGNFDLDGYKKEIMNLGDSMVCAQTTSKTKTHIHTNNPGQVLEIALRHGQLNNIKIENMYFQHKNLLISDKDIENGEKYIIKNENSERVAYFAIVDNKNLGNYYLEAGATGVLIGGQTQNPSVQDIEEGLKNISCEKIIILPNNKNIISTAKIAAERSEKEVLVVETTTMLEGYYLIKNRDEKLDELLKRVKNNFSIEITQAVRDTKVEDLVIKVGEYIAIINGKIKMKADTLADLNEKLIKEYVSSDTLEVTISYGKDNNKEANDIFNQLSSVEKKELYSEQENYPYYIYIENRDRNLPEIAIVTDSTSDLTPELIGDLNIDIIPLKVKLGDNYYRDGVELSKKEFWKKIVSESIIPKTSQPSPAEFKEIYERLFKKGYKKIISIHISSKLSGTQQAARVAKGMVKKGENITIVDSKAVAMSLGYQALEAARMAKEGVSEETILNRLYQLQDKIKLYFVVNEISYLEKGGRIGRASSIIGGFLKVKPILKLENGEISVQGKAFGEAGAAGYMERLIKAESKKTSMIMYTAWGGTNKELSSADEIKNQQSGNSKIEYRGRFEIGATIGSHTGPVFGFAIIPKIM
- a CDS encoding ArsB/NhaD family transporter — encoded protein: MIHIVIGLVVFIVVFYLMITEKVPQAWATMLGGLIMALVGIIDEENALEAISERLEILFLLIGMMIIVHLVSETGVFQWFAIKVAQLVRGEPFRLVVLLAVVTALCSAFLDNVTTILLMAPVSILLAKQLKLDPFPFVITEVMSANIGGLATLIGDPTQLIIGAEGGLGFNSFLLNTAPMSIIAMIILIANVYIIYGRQMRVSNELKARIMELDSSRSLKEPKLLQQAAVIFALVLVGFILNNFINKGLAIISLSGAIFLVVIAKRNPKDILEHVEWETLFFFIGLFMMIRGIENLNIINIIGDKIIHLTEGKFDLAVIAVTWLSAAFTSVIGNVANAATVSKILGVMIPSFDGLGNTQAFWWALSFGSCLGGNITILSSATNVVAVGAAAKAGCKIDFFKFFKFGGLIAFETLLVGTLYLYVRYM
- the bioB gene encoding biotin synthase BioB, yielding MKNFIKKLKEKILKEENIEYEEAKELLKISVDDTEMLDELCNSANEIRKVFCGERFDLCTITNAKSGRCSEDCKYCAQSKYFKTGIEEYSLISKEKALEEAKKVESEGAHRYSLVTSGRGIGKNSKEIELLEETYNLLTNDTKLSLCASHGICDEEVLRRLYRAGVKTYHHNLETSRDFYGNICTTHTYDERINTIKLAQKVGLQVCSGGIWGLGESDEDRLKMGFELKRLGVFSVPINILTPIPGTPLENSKPVNEKEILRMIAIYRFVLPKAYLRYAGGRIKLGELQEKGIKSGINSALTGNFLTTTGTTIQKDKEMIRRNGYEV
- the bioD gene encoding dethiobiotin synthase, coding for MKFDRGFFIIGTDTDIGKTYVSSLLYKGIKEVEGSYYKPIQSGCIRRDGELYAPDVEFVCSMNEKEYDKNMVTYTLEAEVSPHLASELEGIKIDIERIREAWIELKEKYRYMLVEGAGGLYVPLIRDKFYIFDLIKELDLPIILVCGSKVGAINHTILTIEALKKMGISIHGLVFNRVSEDLESNYFEKDNIDVILKLSGIERSLLVNSGQREIPKEELQRFLEIEV
- a CDS encoding phosphatidylglycerophosphatase A, with product MSKKTVRNLGTWFGLGDLPKAPGTFGTLGGIPVFIFLSFIRGFFPNNMVYNSFYFMFLMTFFAISVYVSDICEREIFKKEDPQNVVIDEVLGYLTTLFLINPVGVYQNIVAIVLAFVIFRILDITKIGPIDRAQHFENGVGVVLDDFLAGVIGNFIMVCIWTIFF
- a CDS encoding PTS sugar transporter subunit IIA gives rise to the protein MKFSSYLDPNLIFTDLKGKNPEEIIVEMIEKIAEKDKKVKASKTLIEEAVIKREKEISTGIGHGIAIPHARIENLNDFIVAIGLLDEAVECEIAATHQNDKVNLVFLIISDVLKNKNILKVMSAVSKLALKQGDLLEKIKAERNPKKVIEYFNKANIEFEHKIVAEDVLSPDVKPATPDNTLEEIAKRLILEETSGLPVVDKNGKFLGEITERELIDYGMPEYLSLMGDLNFLTVGEPFEEYLMNESKVTIEKLYRVSDEIVIDGKTPIMEICFIMVNKGITRLYVVDNGKYHGMIKRSDIIKKVLHI
- a CDS encoding cupin domain-containing protein — protein: MSSIGERIKKSRNDRGLSLRELATRVELSASFLSQIEQGKASPSIENLKKIATSLDVKVSYLIEDEEERQNTELVRKDGRKYIESLDSNTKMALLTTSNIDKAMEPILYEIGPFGESGRSYYSHHGEEFIYIVEGKLDVYIDDVIHSLNEGDSLYFKSSQRHRFKNNTDKTTKAIWVVNPPSF
- a CDS encoding competence/damage-inducible protein A; amino-acid sequence: MKVGVILVGTELLNGGMIDTNSIYIAEELNKYGLEMEFKIVVRDFKDEIYRAIDYCKKNVDLIIMSGGLGPTLDDITKEVIAEYVNKPLVVDAEELEELKDKFIKGGYTFTEINKKEVEKPEGSVTFKNDVGMAPAVYIDDIVAFPGVPRELYNMLPKFLAWYTKEKNLIDDEIYIKDLITYGMPESILDKEVREFFTEEGIYYEFLVKDYGILIRLQSKRSNKNKVEKIIKKIYNKIGKFIFGEDNDRLEGKVVELLRENKLSISTAESCTGGMLASRLIDVSGVSEVFYEGIVSYSNESKMKRLGVKKETLEKYGAVSEETVREMVMGLQTDVGLATTGIAGPEGGTEEKPVGLVYMGIKIKDRVYVEKRVFKGDRNKIRERTVSHTLFTLIKILNEDV
- the bioA gene encoding adenosylmethionine--8-amino-7-oxononanoate transaminase — protein: MMERLSELQKKDLKYIFHPCSQMKDYEELPPMVIKKAEGIYLEDEFGNRYMDCVSSWWVNLFGHCNPRINKVIKDQIDSLEHVLFVNFSHEPAIRLSEELSKVVPKGIEKFLFADNGSSSIEMALKLSFQYQQQKGNVGKTKFISLTNAYHGETVGALGVGDIDIFTKTYRPLIKEGMKAEKPECYRCPYGENFNSCDAQCFEKMEELIEKNHQEVSAVIIEPVVQGAGGMRIYSPKYIKKLRELTLKYDIHLIADEIAVGFGRTGKMFAMEHSGVSPDIMCMSKGLTAGYYPMAIVGITQEIYDGFYADYLEGKSFLHSHTYSGNPIGCRIALEVLNIFRDENILEVIERKGRYLRERAESLFKDHKYIGEYRQIGMIGALEFVADKESKELFPSEDRVGYEIYKIALKKGALLRPLGNVIYFMPPYIITEEEIDKMLRICKESIDEYISRRKNG